The genomic interval AAGCGTTTGGTCGATATTTACGATTTGCGGGACATAACCTATAACGCCGGATTTATCTTCCCATTCCAGCGTTATTTTACCTTCGTGGCGCGTTTGTCCTAAAATTGATTTGACAAACGTTGTTTTTCCGCCTCCGTTTGGTCCGATAATACAATGAATTTCACCCGCGTTGGCAGTAAAGTTTATATTTTTCAGCACTTCGTTTTTACCGAAAGCAAGTGACAAATTTTCAACTTTGATTCTTACTTTTGAAATATTAAAGCCTTTCCAAAATTCATAAACATAAAATAATTTATGTATCAAGCGGATATGCAAATTTTTATACGATTTATTTATGTGTAAAAAAATTGCAACCGATATGTTCAATTGCAATTTTTATTAAAAATCAATAAAGTTTCAAGTTAATCGTTTGCCAAGCAATACGGCACAAAATAACCGAATTTCGCAGGTTCGTCCATCAATACGACAAGAAGTCCGTTTATTCGCGGATTATGAACCTTGGTCATAATTCCTTGTACCGGCTCTACTATGTTGTCAACATACTTTTGAGTCCCGAAAACTCGTTCCAAACACGCTAATTTATGCGCAGGAATTCTTGCTTTCGCCTCTTTTATGCGATCGTCTTGTCCGTATTTGGTATTGCCGTACATAGATATCTGCCAATCTAACAATTCCCACAACCAAACAGGGGTTTCTTTATACGTATAATACAAAGCGACCAATGCTTGTAAAATCTTGTCGTTTTTGTAATATTTAAAGGATTTATACCATTCAACAGACCTGCGTTCCAAAGGTTTAAGCACTATAGGGCTATCCTTTTCTTCGATTTGCGCCGGTTTTTGTTGGACGGATTTCAATTCTACTTCCAGTTCAATTTCCGGCAGAATCTCGTCTTCCTCCCAAACGGCATCTGTTTCTTCCTCCTGCGCTAAAAGTCCGAAAACGAGCAGCGACAAGCAAATTAATAATTTTTTCATTTAACTTTCCTCACCTTTCATAAGTTTAAATTGAAATAAATTTATACAAACCATATTTTAATTTCTAATTTCTGTTAAGTCGTTTCAATTCTTCTTTTCCGCTGTATGGAATCGCCTCTTTCCAGCCGTTGGCTATCAAAGTGCCTTCGCTTATATCTGACGGAAGCGACCAATTTTTGTTGAACCAAATTGAATACGGACGTTGTTTATTCACTCCAAAATAATATGAGCCGTCTATTGAATGGAAATGTTCGCACAAAACAATGAAATTTCCGGCAACATTTTCATCGTTGCTTCGTCCGGCATAAACAGCTCTATGGACATTTGGCTGATCGTATGTGAAAAGTTTCCATTTAATTTGTCCGCGCGTCTTCCATGAAGCGTCCTCTACAAACGGCGACAGCGCTAATTCTTTGTTTTTTAATTCATCTACGCTCGCCCAAACCTCGCCGTTATCGCGGTGCATCGCCTCTATTTCGAGTGCGGCGGTGTATAAATCAGAAAAAATACCCTGGTCGTTTCCCGAAAGAACGTTGAATGCGCTGATTTGATAACTTTTGAATTTGATAACTTCTTTTTGCGTTTTGTTTATGGCGATAAGTCCGCTGGCTAAAGCCAAAATCGTTATTGTTGAGATAAGCATGAAAAAAATCTCAAACCTTTGTCTTTTCGGCTGTATTATTACAGTTCCCATATTGTCACGCCAAATAGTCTTCGCGCTGCGATTTTAATTCACTTTCATCAAACTCCTCGGTCGGCTGAAAGTCTTCGGATGTTTGCGGCGTAGAATCTTCCAAATCCGATATATCGTCCGCATCGCTGTTATCGTTATTTTCCGGTTTCGTATCTTCTTTGGTTTCATCGTCGATGAAATTGATATTGTCGTTTTGCGGAATTATAATCATTCCGTTGTCGCCCTTCATAGTCTCAATAAGATCTTCGCGTCCTATCAAACGTAAATGTCTTTCACGACGGTATTCGTTTCTGTGATCAGGGCAAAATTTCGGATAAATATACTGACGCGGAAAAACTTTAATGGTAAATTGATTCTCGCACTGTTCCAAAGCGCAAGTCATCGTTTGTTCCACTACAGTCGTATATTTATGCTGAATTGTTTGGTTTTTTAGATTTACGTCTTCCGGCTTTGCCCTTTTGCGTATTCTATACCTGTCTTTTCTATGTTCTACGCAATACTTTGAAATATGAATACCGTGAAAAACTTTTTCACATCCCGGATACATACATTTCTTTTCTTTAAATTTTTGTCCCCGCGGGGTTTTGGGTAATTGCATATATTCTCCTTAATCTTCTTCTATCAAATTTTTGGTATAAATATAATGAAAAAAAGCATAAAATGCTGCATAAATAATAAAATTTTTTAAATTTTTATATATTTATTTTATATTAAGCGTCTTTTGCTCAAAATCTTTATATGTTTTATTTTTACGATATTCAATAAATTTCTCGAACTGTGAACTCGTCAAAATCTTTTTTGTTTCTTGAATATTTGCCAATAAACAAATAGAAAGCGCTGAGTGTACTTTCCCGATTTCGGAAGAGAGCTCTTCTACTTTTTCAATATCAGGATTTTCTTTATATGACTCATATAGAAGTTTCTCCCTCAAATTTTTCAACTGGGCAAAATAAACGGAATCTTTTGAAAAACTAATTTTTTTAAGTCTAATAAACTCTTCTTCTTGCTGTGGAGATAAATTTAAAATCGTTTTGAAATTTTCTTTTTGACAATTTTGACAATTTTTGTTTCCTTCCGAAAAAACATAAAAAAACATGCCGACAAGCAAAACTATAATAATTTCTGTTTTATACATAAAAGCTCCTATTGATCGTCAAAAAGTGAATAAAAATTATTATTTTGCGCAAAAAGCAACAATTCCGTAGTGGATGTAATATCGAAATCTTGTTGATAATTTTTATTGTTAAACAAAAAAATTCCGGCAAAAATACAAAAAATAGGGATAACAACTGTTGCCGGCAAAACAATTTTTCCTGCGACAATACGAAATCTGATTTTCGGATATACGTTTCGAGGAATTTGTGAAACCGCACATATCTGTGAAATGAAATCGTCGTAATTACTCATTGAAATTTTCCCTTATTTTTTGTTTTAGCCGCGAAATCTCTACTCGCAACGCCCCCGAACTCTTGCCGGTGATTACCGATAGTTCCTCAAAACTAAGCCCGTCGACTTCTTTGCCCACCAATAAAAACCTTTCATCAACCGAAAGAGAATCAAGTATTTTTTTAACAAAATCTTTCTCGCTTATTCTGCTTTCGCCGCTTTTTACCTCAATATTTTCGTCAAGAGCGGTTTCGCGCCGTTTTTTTTTCTTGTTTATGAATTTTATTGTCTCGTTTAGCGTAATTCTATAAAGCCAAGTTGAAAACGCCGACTCAAAACGAAAATTTTTTATACTCTTGTAAACAACCATAAAAACCGAATACAAAACCGTTTCAGCGTCAATCTCATTTGCAAGCGAGCGAAGTGAAATGCGCCATACGAAAGGAGCGTAATAGTCATAAATTTTCTTAAACCCGCGCTCGTTACCGTAATTTTTCAAATCCTCCGGCGGTAAATCCTCAAACCGTTCCAACGCTCCTCCACATATTTATTAGTTATCTCAAAAATTCATTTTGTTACGCCGTAAAGTCAAATTAGTTCGAAATTTATCGAAAACTTTACTTCGTTTGTTGAAACCAGTACACCTGTCTTGTATTTTCTACATTTGTGCGTTATGTACATATTTACCGAACCCAAGAAATAATAAACAGGCGTTAAAAAATTTCTTAACAAACATACAAAATTATCTTCGGTTTTTGCGGATAGAAAAACGCTTTTAGATAGAAAGTCCCCTCAAATACACTGGACTTTCTATTTCTGAGTTCCAAAAATTAAACTTATTTACGCAAATTGAGTTTCGCAAGCAACTCGCGATACTCGCCTACGTCGCGAGATTTCACATAATCCAGCAACGACTTGCGTTTTCCGACCAACTTTGTAAGACCGTATCTGGTGTGATTGTCTTTTTTGTTTGTTTTAAGATGTTGAGTCAAATTACGGATTCTTTCCGTAAGAATCGCAATCTGAACACGGCTGTTTCCCGTATCTGTTGCGTTGGCGCCGAATTCCGCAACAAGTTCTGCGGTTTTTTCTTTTGTAATGGACACAATTCACTCCTTGAAAAAGTAACGCTTAATAATTTCTACGTCCGAACCGATTTGCGTGACCAATTCCTCTTGGGAATCAAATCGCCTGTCATGCCTGATAAACCGGTGCAGCCAGAGCGCACACTCGCCGCCAACCGCCGGATCTTCTTTTATTTTATCCAGCGAGAAGAACTCCAAATGGAGTTCCCGATTTCCGAATGTCGGGCAGTCTCCGTAATACAAACATCCTTTTATTGAATGCTTGCCGTAAGAAACTTCCGCTACATACACGCCCGAAGGCGGAACAACCTTTTGAGTCGCCAACGGCGATTTAAAATTCAGCGTAGGATAACCCAAGACGCCGCCCAAATGCTCGCCCCTGATTCGTCGCCCCGTAATCAAATACGGATGCCCAAGCAGATTCACGGCTTCGTCAATGCGGCCTTCAAGAAGCAACTTTCTTATCGTTGTCGAACTTACAATCGCATTGTTTTCACCGTACAAACCAATTACAGCGTTCGTAAAATCGTTTTTGCCGCCGACAAATTGAGCGTTTTTTTGTAAATTTCCTAAATTTTTATTTCCATAATGCTGATTTTCGCCCGAAACAAGTTCTATACAACCAAATTTTTTATGCAAAATTTCGTTTTCAAAGTCGATTTTAGGCATTTTCGCGAGATTTTCGTCAAACGGAATTACCATACAAACATCAACGCCTAATTTTTCAAACAAGATAAATTTTTCTGAAGTTGCGGTTAGTTTCATTATGCAGGATTTCTGGATAACTTCGCGGGTGTGCGGCTCAAAAGTTATTATACACGACAATGCGCGAAGTTGCTTTGCACGCGACACGACCTTTTCGATTAGAATTTTATGTCCGTTATGAACTCCGTCAAAATTTCCAAGCGCGGCGACGGTTTCTCCAAAAATTTTTGTTTCGCTGTCAAAATGAATGATTCGCATAACTATCTTTTCCGCGGTTGAAATTCCCGCGGGCGGTCGCTGATTATAAGCATAGTGTCGTTAAAATATTCCGGGAATCTATTAACCAAATCAAGAAGTTCTCGCTTAACTCTAATAATTCCTACGTCTCCTCTCGGCGCAATTTTAAGATATATATCACCCAAGAAAATCGCTTTTTCATAGTCTTTCAAATCAAACAAATAAAGATAACACAGATTTTTGACAAAATCGGGGTCGCTCAAATAATTACTCCATTTTTCCAAATGATTAATTGCATTTTCATACTGTCCCATTCGAGATAGAACTACTCCGTAATACAAAAACGCATCTCTTTGCGTAATGTCTTTTTTTAAAATACTTTGAAACGTATTTTTGGCTTTTTCGAACCAGCCTTTTTCCATGTAAATCACACCTATCATTGTGGTCGCTTGCGCCCAAGTGTCCGCCGATTGAGCCGATTGTGTCAAACATATAAGCGCCCTGTCAACGTCATCGCCCAAAAACCAATCGTTGGAATTTTTGGCGTAACTTTTCCAGTTTTCGCTTTCGTAACGTTGCCAAGCAGTCAAATACCATGCCTTGCCCCGCATTAAAAGCGAAGTGTCGCTTTTTTGAATGGAATCCGGCTGTTTTGAAATGATATCAAGCGCTTCTGAAGTTTTTCCCTTGTCGAGAAATTCGGTTATTGATTTTTGAGGTTTTAAGACAAAAGGCGACGGCAATGAAATTTTGGCTGTCAGCATAAAAACCAAAAAAACAGCGCAAGCGGTTGAAATAATGACTGAAATTATAATTGTCGCTAACAGATGGCCGCTTTTACGTTCGTTATTGTACATTTTCATCCTCATCTAAGGATTCTATTTCTATCGGCTGCATATCCGTATCAAAAACCTCTGTCGTGTCCGACGACTGCTCGGTTTTTCTCAAAATTTCTTTAGGTTTGAAATGAATTTGTTTTAACTCGGATATTGAAGCGGACAATTTCCCAAAATCCGCGACGCCGCAGAGAATAGTGCTTATTTTCATCCAACCGTGATATACAACCGGTATAGTGTCTTTTGTGAGAGGGTAAATATCGGTTCTGCACCAAGTGTTACTGTGATAAATTTCGACGGTATCCGAAAAAATATCTATATAGTGAAGCCGTTTTATATTTATTTCAACATTACGCCCTTTTGTTCTGAAATAAGGCTTTCCGGAAATGTCTGAAATATCGGCTTTCTTTATTATTTCCGAACCGCCGTTTCGGTATTGTACCAAAACCGTAGGAAATCCGCAAAAGCAAACCCCTGCGAAAACAAGTGTAAATAAAAGAAACTTAATCCGCAAGTAAAACTCCCTGATCGCGAGTGAAATCATCACGGGTTCTGTAAATCGTCATAAGTCCCGCCACTCCTGAATTATACAGTTTGTCGTAAACATTGTCGTCTTTTACTAAAATAAAACAATTGGTCGTCGGCGCGTTCGGCTCCTCTTTGTACACGTCTCCTAAATTAATTATATCTTCTTCAATATTTGAAAATTTCTCCTCTTCGGATTCGGCGTCAACCAAATTTTGACTCGCCTGTTTTTCAAATTCTTTCTCAATTTTGTTCCCGTCAAGGCTTTGCGCCCACAAAATGTCTCTGTCTTCAACATTTGCGTTTTGTAACGACAAACAATTTATAAACACGTCTATACCGTCGTCGTCAATATTTTCTACTTTTTCTAAATTAAACAAAAATTTATTTATTTCCCCGTCCGCAATATAATCGTTTATCTCGTCAATCAAAATGCCGGGCTTGTCTTTTGCAGTCATATTTCCGACTACATGCACAATCAAAAAATCTCCGATTTCTTCTACTTCGTATCTCATAAAATCTCCTTTGCATCCCTTTCTACAAACTGTACGTCACGAACAAACAACAAGTCGATATACTCCAAAAAATCATTTGTAACCGTTTCTTTAAGTTTCCAGCCGTTTCTTATAAATCTTGCGGATTCCTGCTCTATTTCATCAAAAATATCTTTTGGCTCTCGTTTCAAACCAACTTTTATTCTGTGTTCTTTATATTCCAACATTTTTCTTCCAAAATTATTTTTATAGGAAAATAATTTTTCTCTTAAGATATTTGCTTAATTTTATTTATCTTTAACAAATAATTACACATTTCTTTAGGTTCAAAAAGAGCTGATTATAAATTGTAAAGAAATTTTATTTGGCGGCGGGAACGTACATAATTCCGGATTTTTAGAAACAAGATAGACGAAAATAAACAAATTCTTGATGAATTGTATGAATATTTAGTATATTATTAAAAAATTTAATTTTTATTGGTATAAATTATGAAAAAAATAAATGAAACGTTAAAAAATGTATTGCCGCTGAACTTAACGATTTTAATTGCAATGGCAGCGGTAGGAATAATGATAGTGACTTTGATTTTTAGCACAAATAAAATCATTGTTTGGGTCATCGGCTCGTTTGTTTTGGTATTTCTTGCAACTGATTCCATTTTGTTGTATTTTCTTTCAAAAAAATTATTTTCTCAAAAGAGAAATCAAGAGTATGAAACATGGAAATCCGAAACGATAGATCATTTGTCAGATACTTATTCGCATCTATACAATAATATATTCGCAGCGATTTTAGGTGCGGCGGAAGTTTTATTGCAAAGTGTTCCGGACATGCAAAAAGAGTACGTAAATATAATAATAAAAAATGTAAAAGAGGCGGACGTTTTAAACAAGCGATTGTTGAATTCGGACAAGAAAACGGAAATGGAAGCCGTTCCAGTCGATATGCATAAATTATCAGATAAAACGTCCGATGAAAATAAAATTGAGCGCAATGAAAAAATAAACTCAAAGAAAATTTCGTCAATACTTATAGTGGACGATAATGTGTCTATAATAAAAGTAGTTAAGGCGATGCTTAATCGAATCGGGTATTCCGTTGTAACCGCTGAGAGCGGATTTGATGCGATAGAAATGTTTAAGGAAAGATCAAATGATATTGCGCTCATTATTTTAGACATGATTATGCCTAATATGGACGGGATTTCATGTTTTTACGAACTGAAGAAAATTAAAGATGACGTTAAAATTCTGATTTCCAGCGGGCTTATTGATAATTCAAGCATTGAGGATATGAAGAAAGACGGACTTTGCGGGTTTATCAAGAAACCATATTCTTATTACGAGCTTGAAAATGCAGTAGCGAATGCTATAAAATTATAGATTCGGATAAGTTGAGGATGAAATTTGGGCGGCGCCTGTTTTTATATAAACTTCCATTCGGTAATTATTTTTACATTTAATTAAGTCGGTCGTTTGGACGGTAGAGTATAAAAAAGGAGTTTTTGTGAACATCATTTTTTTTGGAACGGCGGAATTCGGAATACCTGTGCTTAAAGCGATACTGAATTCGTCGCATAAAATCTCCGCTGTAATAACCGCTCCTCCTAAACCTACAGGACGCGGGTTGCATTTACGAAAATCGCCGATAAATAATTTTGCCGACGAGAATCTATTATCGCCGATTTTTACCCCTGATAATTTTGAAGATGAAAATTTTATAAAGGAATTAAAAAATATTAAAGCCGATATTTTTTTGGTGGTAGCGTTTTCCATACTTCCAAAAACAGTTTTTGAAATTCCAAAAAACGGAACATATAACATTCACGCATCGCTTTTGCCGCAGTTTCGTGGTCCTGCGCCAATACAAAGAGCGATAGAAAGCGGTGCAAAAAAAACAGGCGTTTCAGTTTTTCGCATAGACAGCGGAGTTGATACGGGCGATATTGTGATTCAAAAGGAATGCGAAATTCTTGATGACGATACGACGCCATCGCTTTATGAGAAATTAAGCGTTCTGGGCGCAACCGCTTTTATCGAAGCCGTGAAAGAAATTGAAGCCGGAAGCGTTGAATATAAAACTCAAAACATAAAAAACGCGTCAAAAGCGCCGTTGTTAAGAAAAGAAGAGTCAATAATAAACTGGCGAAACAGCGCTGTGGATATTGCGAATAAAGTTCGCGCGTTCAAACCGTTCCCAACATCTATAACGACGCTTTACGGACGGCAAATTACAATAGAAAAAGCGTTTGTTAAATGTGCTGTTTCCGACAAAAACAATAAAATCGGAGAAATAATCTTAATAAACAAAAACGAAATTTTAGTACAAACAGGCGACGGGATACTTACGATTACGGAATTAAAACCTGCGGGGAAACGGGCAATGTCTATTTGTGATTACGCAAATGGAAATCAAATACGGAAAGGAATGGTTTTTGAATGATAAAAGAAAAAAAAAGTTCATTAAAAAAACATAGCGGTTTTGAAAAAAAAGACGCTCGCAGCGTCGCATTTGAGGCGTTGAGTCAATTTTTTATTAAAGGCTATGATATTGAGTCCGTCGTTGATAAACTGTTTGACAAAAAAGATAGAATTACAGGCGAATACTTGATAAGTCAGCAAGAAAAAAATCTTAGTTTTGAAATAATTTACGGTATTTTGCGAAATAAATCCCGTCTTGATTTTGCAATAGATAAATATTTGGTTCAAGCGGTTCAGAAAGAAGAAAAACTTAAGATAATATTAGAAATAGGCGCATATCAAATTTTATTTATGACAAGAATTCCCGATTTTGCAGCAGTTAACGAAAGCGTAAATTTGTGTAAAAAAAATACACAGACCGTAAAATTCTCAAACCTTGTAAATGCGGTTTTACGAAAATTATTGACAAACAAAAATAAAGCGTTAGAAATCCCAAATAATTTTTCGTTTGCTGAAAAAATCGCCCTTGAGTATTCACACCCTCTGTGGCTTACACAAAAATGGATAGAACAGTTCGGGAAAACGCCGACACAAAAAATCTTGGAATATAACAACACTATTCCTAATATTTTTGTTCGCAGAAATTCGTTGCTTGCCAATAAAAACAAGTTTGAGGCTATGATAGCGAAAAATTGTGAAGGATCCGTAAAATCTACCGGATTTAATAATTTATATTACCGCGTAAAATCCGGCGAAAAATTTGAAAAATCCGATTTGTTTTTGGCGGGACAATGCACAATTCAGTCGCCATCGTCTGGATGGACGGTTGCGTTGCTTGATGTAAAAAACAATAAAAGCGTTTTAGATTTATGCGCGGCGCCCGGAGGTAAAACCGCGCTTATTGCCGAGATTGCTCCGAATTCCCGAATATTGGCGGCGGATATTAGTTTCAATAGAGCGAAAATGATTTCCAATATGCTTAAACGGCTTTTGATAAAAAATGTCGATTTAGTCGTAAGCGACGGGAGAAAACTTTCGGTTCGTGAGGAATTCGACTATGTTTTAGTCGATGTTCCATGCAGTGCGACAGGGGTAATAAATCGTCATCCGGAATCGCGATGGATTCGCAGTCCGGACACAATTGAAAAGTCAGCCGAAAAACAAAAAGATATATTTAACGAAGCGGCAAAATTTGTAAATATCGGCGGAACAATAGTGTATTCGACTTGTTCGCTTGAAAAAGAAGAAAATAAAGAAGTGGTGGAATACTTTTTAAAAAATAACAAAAATTTTAAGTTGATTCCGGCAAAAACTATAATTTTAGACAGTCAATTGCTTTCTTCCGATGGAAATTTTTTGGAAATCACTCCGAATAAGAATGCAAACGATGCGATTTTTGCAGCGAAATTTGAGCGGACGGAATAGTCGTTTGAACGGGTTGTTTTAAAAAGATAAGAAATAAAATTATGAAAAAAAAATTGAAAAATTTTTTGTTTTTGTTTATTATTATATTTATAGTAAGTTTTATTTATATTTTCGTACGCAATTTTTTAATTAAGTGTCTAAACCTTTATAACGAATCGCTCCAAAATTAGCGGTTACATTTATGCCTTTAAATCTAAAAGTTCGCCAAGCATTTTGTCCTGTATTTTTATTACCTTTGAATTGAACGCTAAATCCGCTTTCGCTTTTATAAGTTCTGCGGTTTCTTCGGCAAAATCCGTCGCTGAAAGCCTCTTGCTTGGAGATTCAATTTTATGCATTGCGGTAATCTCCGTTCCGGAATCCTGGCTTGTCTGCACAACTACGGTTTTAGCAAATCCCGGCGTGTTTATATTAGCCGTGTTGTGAGCGCTGACGTCGGTTCGCAAAATATCCGCTTTAATAGCGGAAATCGAAGACATGACGGAAGAAATCATAATACTCTCCTTTTATTAAAATATACTATTCGCCGAAAATAGAATAATTAATTTATGCAAGGCAAAAAAGAATATCCGAATTTCACAATAATTAAATTAAAGTAAGCATTGAAAATTACGATAAATACTAAGAAGGATCTGTATATTTACCATGGAGGGTATTATGATACAAAGATGGGGAAACTGTTTTGTTTCTGCAAAACCGCATTTAACGTTTGGATTTCAGAATAACGGCGTAAGAAAACAATCGGCATTTCAACCGGAATATAATAGAACAGATAAAAAAGATGAATTTATACATGGAAAGATTGTCGAATCTTTTGGAATGTATAAGAGTAAAGAAATGCAGACACTGAATATATCAGGCGCAAATACGTTGGCCCCGGAATTGTTCGAAGCAAATAAATTTAAGCCGAACAGCGATTTGTCCGTAATAGAAGAGATAAAAGAATTTGAAGTTAAAACGGTTGAAAACATCGAACGACCGGAACAGATAAACGAATATTATATGATTAAGGATATGGCTTTTAGAATAAAAGAAGCGGTTAAAAGCGGTGAAACCGTTATCGTCGCAAGCGGGGAAATTAACAAACTGTTGCAATTAGACGACGAAGAGTTGAATTTGATGTTTGATGATGGTAAAATAAAAATTTTGCCAAACGATATATCCAATTATATTTCGGAACTTATAAGGTTAAAAGGAAAATCGTGGGACCCTATGACGCCTCTTGAAGATTACATTAAAACTATACCGACAATAGATTCTTTGTCGCTGTTCGCACAGATATATGCTTTTGAAAGTATCCTGGAAGACGTTAGTTATGAGAATAATGATTTCGGGACTGAAATTTCTTCCATGGTAAAGAGGACTTTGCTGGATCTGAACACAGGAATCAAAGAAATATGCGGCATGCACGGCGGCGTATTTGCTATAGCGCCGAATTCGGGAATTCAAGATTCGCAATACAACAACGCAGATATTGCCGGAAACGGTTTGAAAGAGATTTTTAATATAGACGACTTTTTGCTTTCTTTTGACGATTATAAAAATATGGGAGGCAGCCAGATTGACGGCGGGGAATATCAATCCCGTATTTATGAAATGATTAGCGATAAATTTGTCAATGTTCTTGCGGGTTTTTACGAAAAGAACATACTTGACGGTGAGGAATTCCAAATTAAATTAAATGCGGCGGTCGACAAAGGTTTTGCCAAGGCAGACAGAATGACAAAAAAAGCGGCGTTTCACTGTTCAAAACAGAAAGAAAATTTCCTGAGACAGTCTATTGAACCGTATATAAAACCTTTTCAATCAGGCGCCGCATCCTTTCGCAAAGATGTTATTAAATATATACGGGGAATTGAAAAAAATAAAATAGCCTGGTCTGAATATGTAATTAAAAAAGCTAAATGCGACGAGGAAGTAATTAAATATCGTGCGGCAGAAACCGGATATGACGAAGCCGGCGTAAAACTTAAAACGGTTAAAGAACTTGTCAAAGATAAATTACAAAAAAGTTATGAAATGGGATGGAAATCGCATTGACGAGCAAAAAATTCCTTGTAAAAAAAATTCTTGACAACAAATAAATAAAAATGGTATATTAAACCCGATTTGGCAGGTTAGCTCAGTAGGTTAGAGCATTGGAATCATAATCCAAGTGTCCGGGGTTCAAATCCCTGACCTGCTATTATTCAATTTTTCGTTGATTATCTCTTATGATTATTTCAAAAGTTAAAAATTTCTTATCAAAATATTCAATAAACAATTGCTCTATAGCGATTGCTTTTAGCGGCGGAACGGATTCTACCGCGCTCTTTCATATTTTATGCGAAATAAAAAACGAATTTAATTTACGGCTTTTTGCAATTCACATAAATTACCATTTAAGAGAAAACGATTCGGACGAAGATCAAAATTTTGTGGAATATATATGTAAAAAACATGATGTTGAGTTATTTTTGAAAACTTTACACATGTCTAATAATATGAGCGGGTTAGAAGAAATTGCAAGATGCGAGCGATATAAATTTTTTGAGCGGATTAAGAACGAAAAGAACATTAAATTTATTGCGACCGCTCATACCGCAAACGATCAGGCGGAGACGTTGATTTTCCGTTTGGTTCGTAAAAGCGGAATGGTTGGCGCGGCGGGTATTTTGCAATTTCGCGAAGACGGAATAATCCGCCCTCTTTTATGCGTAACGCGAAATGAACTTTTGGAATATTTGACGAAAAATAACCTTTCGTGGCGGGAAGATAAAAGTAATTTTGATTTAAAATTCAGCCGAAATCTAATAAGGCATAACGTTATTCCGGAACTCGAAAAAATAAATCCGTCTGCGGTTATTCATCTTGCCGGATTTTGCGAGTTTATTCAGCAAACAAATAAAAAACAAATTTGTAACGGCGAAAACAATTGTTTTTTGTTCAAAAAAGATGAGAATATAACTAAAATAATGGAAATTTGCTTTGAAAAAGAATTGGTTTTAAACGAAGTTCACTGTGAAAATATCAAAAAAAGCCGTTCAAAGACAGGAAACGTTTTACTTCTCCCCAACGATTTCAACATGATTGTATTAAAAAATTTTCTACTGTTCAAAAAAAATAACGATAAGTCCTTAGAAATTAAAGAAATAATCGTTAACGAATCCGAAAAAGAAGTTGTCATAAATGATTTGTGG from Chitinispirillales bacterium carries:
- a CDS encoding sigma-70 family RNA polymerase sigma factor, with the translated sequence MERFEDLPPEDLKNYGNERGFKKIYDYYAPFVWRISLRSLANEIDAETVLYSVFMVVYKSIKNFRFESAFSTWLYRITLNETIKFINKKKKRRETALDENIEVKSGESRISEKDFVKKILDSLSVDERFLLVGKEVDGLSFEELSVITGKSSGALRVEISRLKQKIRENFNE
- the rpsO gene encoding 30S ribosomal protein S15, with the translated sequence MSITKEKTAELVAEFGANATDTGNSRVQIAILTERIRNLTQHLKTNKKDNHTRYGLTKLVGKRKSLLDYVKSRDVGEYRELLAKLNLRK
- a CDS encoding response regulator, translated to MKKINETLKNVLPLNLTILIAMAAVGIMIVTLIFSTNKIIVWVIGSFVLVFLATDSILLYFLSKKLFSQKRNQEYETWKSETIDHLSDTYSHLYNNIFAAILGAAEVLLQSVPDMQKEYVNIIIKNVKEADVLNKRLLNSDKKTEMEAVPVDMHKLSDKTSDENKIERNEKINSKKISSILIVDDNVSIIKVVKAMLNRIGYSVVTAESGFDAIEMFKERSNDIALIILDMIMPNMDGISCFYELKKIKDDVKILISSGLIDNSSIEDMKKDGLCGFIKKPYSYYELENAVANAIKL
- the fmt gene encoding methionyl-tRNA formyltransferase — encoded protein: MNIIFFGTAEFGIPVLKAILNSSHKISAVITAPPKPTGRGLHLRKSPINNFADENLLSPIFTPDNFEDENFIKELKNIKADIFLVVAFSILPKTVFEIPKNGTYNIHASLLPQFRGPAPIQRAIESGAKKTGVSVFRIDSGVDTGDIVIQKECEILDDDTTPSLYEKLSVLGATAFIEAVKEIEAGSVEYKTQNIKNASKAPLLRKEESIINWRNSAVDIANKVRAFKPFPTSITTLYGRQITIEKAFVKCAVSDKNNKIGEIILINKNEILVQTGDGILTITELKPAGKRAMSICDYANGNQIRKGMVFE
- the rsmB gene encoding 16S rRNA (cytosine(967)-C(5))-methyltransferase RsmB encodes the protein MIKEKKSSLKKHSGFEKKDARSVAFEALSQFFIKGYDIESVVDKLFDKKDRITGEYLISQQEKNLSFEIIYGILRNKSRLDFAIDKYLVQAVQKEEKLKIILEIGAYQILFMTRIPDFAAVNESVNLCKKNTQTVKFSNLVNAVLRKLLTNKNKALEIPNNFSFAEKIALEYSHPLWLTQKWIEQFGKTPTQKILEYNNTIPNIFVRRNSLLANKNKFEAMIAKNCEGSVKSTGFNNLYYRVKSGEKFEKSDLFLAGQCTIQSPSSGWTVALLDVKNNKSVLDLCAAPGGKTALIAEIAPNSRILAADISFNRAKMISNMLKRLLIKNVDLVVSDGRKLSVREEFDYVLVDVPCSATGVINRHPESRWIRSPDTIEKSAEKQKDIFNEAAKFVNIGGTIVYSTCSLEKEENKEVVEYFLKNNKNFKLIPAKTIILDSQLLSSDGNFLEITPNKNANDAIFAAKFERTE
- the tilS gene encoding tRNA lysidine(34) synthetase TilS codes for the protein MIISKVKNFLSKYSINNCSIAIAFSGGTDSTALFHILCEIKNEFNLRLFAIHINYHLRENDSDEDQNFVEYICKKHDVELFLKTLHMSNNMSGLEEIARCERYKFFERIKNEKNIKFIATAHTANDQAETLIFRLVRKSGMVGAAGILQFREDGIIRPLLCVTRNELLEYLTKNNLSWREDKSNFDLKFSRNLIRHNVIPELEKINPSAVIHLAGFCEFIQQTNKKQICNGENNCFLFKKDENITKIMEICFEKELVLNEVHCENIKKSRSKTGNVLLLPNDFNMIVLKNFLLFKKNNDKSLEIKEIIVNESEKEVVINDLWKIIISNEIPKKGENAAVVSKNDYPLRIKKLSQNDYLKNDTKTAFERMKKIGLSKFERENSPAVFNSKGNLLASAYCSWKFDGNITGFRWIKVRNADG